One window of the Anopheles cruzii chromosome 2, idAnoCruzAS_RS32_06, whole genome shotgun sequence genome contains the following:
- the LOC128278382 gene encoding 28S ribosomal protein S22, mitochondrial: MWKVFQEVRPIVCGLARANGSTNATRLCSSAADANSDGEPFLAYKKDPSGVFLRDDVQKLLKSINRLELDKVFRKRAVKDNTIQYRFMTDAQLRQELVKSIQQAEQMLQMPPVVQAQDDSCRVISKDGALKSLANSKFVFTDITYGLKDSQRTIVVRHPDGTLQEAPYEMRKRLNQIYFPLAGRSIHTPPMFEDPHLQRLLEDGKYEFVLDRACIQYEPFEPQYHQLTARVYQHVNDTKSFDALRSTRHFGPFVFFLSWHKLIDDLLLDMIKRDFLRNGVELIALYSTLHTVGGAAEHAVVRDASEMPALFDADADKSVEELEQDVQLIGTIERYVTEHGTKKVQLNLAIQAYREIVTDKLELARGIKRMHGES; this comes from the exons ATGTGGAAAGTGTTCCAGGAGGTGCGACCTATTGTCTGTGGTTTAGCACGGGCCAATGGCAGCACGAATGCTACGCGCTTGTGTAGCTCCGCAGCAGATGCAAACAGTGACGGTGAACCGTTCCTGGCCTACA AAAAGGATCCGTCCGGCGTGTTCCTGCGCGATGATGTGCAGAAGCTACTGAAGTCCATTAACCGGCTCGAGCTGGATAAGGTGTTCCGCAAGCGCGCCGTGAAAGACAACACGATCCAGTACCGGTTCATGACCGACGCGCAGCTTCGCCAGGAACTCGTAAAGTCCATCCAGCAGGCGGAACAAATGCTACAGATGCCACCGGTCGTGCAGGCTCAGGACGACAGTTGCCGCGTGATTTCGAAAGACGGTGCCCTCAAATCGCTCGCTAACTCGAAGTTTGTGTTCACCGACATTACGTACGGGCTGAAGGACAGTCAGCGGACAATCGTCGTACGGCACCCGGACGGGACGCTACAGGAAGCACCGTACGAAATGAGAAAACGCCTTAACCAGATCTACTtcccgctggccggccgctcCATCCATACACCGCCCATGTTCGAGGATCCGCACCTGCAGCGGTTGCTCGAGGACGGAAAGTACGAGTTTGTGCTGGACCGGGCGTGCATTCAGTACGAACCGTTCGAGCCCCAGTACCACCAGCTGACGGCGCGCGTCTATCAGCACGTGAACGACACCAAATCCTTCGACGCACTCCGATCGACGCGACACTTTGGgccgtttgtgtttttcctgtCGTGGCACAAACTGATCGACGATTTGCTGCTCGACATGATCAAGCGAGACTTTCTGCGGAACGGCGTCGAGCTAATTGCCCTTTACTCGACGCTGCACACAGTCGGTGGGGCCGCCGAACACGCCGTCGTTCGCGATGCCTCCGAAATGCCCGCCCTGTTCGATGCGGATGCGGATAAGTCCGTCGAGGAACTGGAGCAAGATGTGCAATTAATCGGGACCATCGAGCGGTACGTGACGGAGCACGGCACCAAGAAGGTGCAGCTGAATCTGGCCATCCAAGCGTACCGGGAAATTGTGACCGATAAGCTCGAGCTCGCCCGTGGCATCAAGCGGATGCATGGCGAAAGTTGA
- the LOC128267093 gene encoding zinc finger protein 501-like, giving the protein MTTIPNVDGAGCDGAQPEPARCALCLADGPIMLSIDDEKDNMSATIQLHLALDLDKSQSEYRHRVCGTCWKVVSEFHSFYLMVHDAQSDQRKFVVEDSLKDPLAPSIGYRRGSSGSSDDAQSCKSSPLRDSTEILTEPTTKATRKGNSNIDSELLEFYQRIVCHICDKMPRSEEAAIEYQTLAQLNRHMRTVHNLQHGTLRCPVCGLKNRTRAQLWQHKEMHLRPDQYRCTVCQEVHQNLEQHTRKRHGDRVHICEQCGRRFALPGRLAVHVRKSHGERDVMCDQCNKPFNRYTIDDHKRNVHHASFICEYCPKTFKSRFWLNRHAESHADGTDGKARHAVSCTVCGTVVKNKYILVAHMRRIHSDQPAVSCGTCGKPFKSQRHLNGHLRTVCTEQAFPCAVCGRKFKKKIKLREHMTTHTGMPLYACTFCPQTFNYESHFYTHRKVAHREQWLELQQKRKDGYRS; this is encoded by the exons ATGACCACGATACCGAACGTGGATGGTGCGGGATGCGACGGGGCACAGCCCGAGCCTGCACGCTGTGCCCTCTGTTTAGCGGACGGTCCCATAATGCTGTCCATTGACGATGAAAAGGATAACATGTCGGCCACAATTCAACTACATCTCGCTCTAGATTTGGACAAATCTCAATCCGAGTACCGGCATCGTGTATGTGGCACTTGCTGGAAGGTGGTATCGGAGTTTCACTCCTTCTACCTCATGGTACACGATGCCCAAAGTGATCAACGAAAATTCGTTGTCGAAGATTCGCTAAAGGACCCACTCGCTCCATCGATCGGGTACCGGCGCGGTAGCTCCGGCAGCTCCGACGATGCACAATCTTGCAAATCATCGCCGCTGCGAGACAGCACGGAAATTTTGACCGAACCGACCACAAAAGCCACCAGGAAGGGCAATTCCAACATCGACAGCGAACTGCTTGAATTTTATCAGCGTATTGTGTGCCATATTTGCGATAAGATGCCGCGCAGCGAAGAGGCCGCGATCGAGTACCAAACGCTCGCGCAACTGAACCGTCATATGCGCACCGTGCACAATCTGCAACACGGTACGTTACGGTGTCCCGTTTGTGGGTTGAAAAATCGCACCCGAGCCCAGCTGTGGCAGCACAAAGAAATGCACCTGCGGCCGGACCAGTATCGGTGCACCGTTTGCCAAGAGGTGCACCAGAACTTGGAGCAGCACACGAGAAAGAGGCACGGCGATCGTGTCCACATATGCGAGCAATGCGGTAGACGCTTTGCGCTTCCCGGCCGTCTGGCCGTGCACGTACGGAAATCGCACGGCGAGCGTGATGTAATGTGTGACCAGTGCAACAAACC CTTTAACAGGtacacgatcgacgatcacAAACGCAACGTCCACCACGCAAGCTTCATCTGCGAGTATTGTCCGAAAACGTTCAAATCTCGCTTCTGGCTCAATCGTCACGCGGAAAGTCACGCCGATGGGACGGACGGCAAGGCGCGGCACGCAGTATCCTGTACCGTTTGTGGTACGGTGGTCAAAAACAAGTACATTCTGGTGGCCCACATGCGCCGCATTCACAGCGACCAGCCGGCGGTTAGCTGTGGAACGTGCGGTAAACCCTTCAAATCGCAACGCCATCTAAACGGGCACCTGCGGACCGTGTGCACGGAACAGGCGTTTCCGTGTGCTGTCTGTGGCAGGAAGTTTAAGAAGAAGATCAAACTCCGGGAACACatgaccacacacaccggcatgCCGCTGTACGCGTGCACGTTTTGTCCGCAGACTTTTAACTACGAGTCCCACTTCTACACCCACCGAAAGGTGGCGCACCGTGAGCAGTGGCTCGAGCTACAGCAGAAACGAAAGGACGGATATCGTTCGTAG